In Anomaloglossus baeobatrachus isolate aAnoBae1 chromosome 3, aAnoBae1.hap1, whole genome shotgun sequence, one genomic interval encodes:
- the NRROS gene encoding transforming growth factor beta activator LRRC33 translates to MAIVSFWCLLTYMSIVLHWRNIAHGAKRFSPSGCQLVSKAADCRYLQLTSIPQDLPSDLQELLVDHNNVKSIDEDTLQRYPNLINLSLKSNTLGRIDLNAFAHTSKLESLSLQDNTISNKHTLVSLSLSSALSLRWLDLSKNALNEDMVTMLLSNLTSLEYLNLDHNVIMRLDRFSFEGLKNLKDLSIQWNYIYDIEIGTFDSLLNLKTLNLAFNLLPCIVDFSLAQLQMLNLSYNHIEWFFSREVDVDFQLQKLDISHNQLLFFPFLPKSHHLHTLLLSDNKMRFYSKHFDEYSSSADFLILKNNGSNITTVYLWGDYILSDLSALNVVDFSRNQFDYLPDYFLAAMSSMSYLKLNWNCLETFDLSSIQITSRLNFLDLSNNRLSRLSLEDSRSSLDQLSYFNLSQNELQELPGQIFSTMNSLSTLDLSHNPISLCSPSPNMVVFPNCVDLRNIPSLRHLRLSGCGLKLDKQFNFHGTTLTHLDISYNQLESLDFLQDTIKLLKFLSLRNSLHFVSNIDFSEFKSLTSLDISENNLTTFPMSLMDLTLQFLDVHENKLTSIPVSSSYQPLVRSLSTIYLSGNSFDCCQLSWFETLTTSKSINIPDLQRITCNFTNNYMFVQDLPESVIHSCQWRNGGTLLSLVLSLPVCLTLLVAFILLFLLFKKPLLKMFKTHFRTSSSY, encoded by the exons ATGGCCATTGTGTCCTTTTGGTGCTTATTGACATACATGTCCATTGTATTACACTGGAGGAATATTGCTCATGGAGCAAAACGTTTCTCGCCAAGTGGCTGCCAGCTG GTTTCCAAAGCAGCAGATTGTAGATATTTACAGCTCACTTCAATTCCTCAAGACCTCCCATCGGATTTACAAGAACTTCTTGTAGACCACAACAATGTGAAAAGTATAGATGAAGATACTTTGCAGAGATATCCTAATCTTATCAATTTGAGCTTAAAATCAAACACTTTGGGTCGTATAGACTTGAATGCTTTTGCGCACACTTCAAAGCTGGAGTCACTTTCACTACAGGACAACACTATTTCCAATAAACATACCTTGGTATCTTTGAGTTTGAGTTCTGCTTTATCTCTTAGGTGGTTGGATCTTTCTAAAAATGCTCTTAATGAGGATATGGTAACCATGCTTCTTTCGAATTTGACATCCTTGGAATATCTAAACTTGGACCACAATGTCATCATGCGTCTAGATAGGTTTTCCTTTGAAGGTTTGAAGAACTTAAAAGACTTGAGCATTCAGTGGAATTACATTTACGACATTGAAATAGGGACATTTGACAGTCTTTTGAATCTGAAGACTCTGAACCTTGCTTTCAACCTGCTGCCATGTATTGTAGACTTTAGTCTGGCGCAGCTACAAATGCTCAATCTCAGCTACAACCATATCGAATGGTTCTTCTCACGGGAAGTTGATGTTGACTTCCAGCTGCAAAAATTAGACATTTCTCACAACCAAttattattttttccatttttgccaAAGAGCCATCATTTACACACATTGCTGCTGTCTGACAACAAAATGAGGTTTTATAGCAAACATTTTGATGAATATTCTTCCTCTGCGGATTTTCTCATTCTCAAAAATAACGGGTCAAATATCACCACTGTTTACCTGTGGGGGGATTATATCTTAAGTGACCTATCTGCATTAAATGTTGTGGATTTTAGCAGAAACCAATTTGATTACTTGCCCGATTACTTTCTTGCTGCAATGTCATCTATGTCTTATTTGAAACTGAACTGGAACTGCTTAGAAACATTTGATTTATCGAGTATACAGATTACAAGTCGTCTTAATTTTCTGGATCTTAGTAATAATAGACTGTCAAGGCTAAGCTTAGAAGACAGCAGATCCAGCCTTGACCAGCTAAGCTATTTCAACCTTAGCCAGAATGAACTACAGGAGCTGCCCGGCCAGATTTTCAGCACCATGAACAGTCTTAGCACCCTGGATCTGAGCCACAACCCTATTTCCCTATGTTCTCCTTCACCCAACATGGTTGTTTTTCCAAATTGTGTGGACCTTAGGAATATACCATCTCTGCGGCACCTTCGCTTGTCAGGATGTGGGTTAAAACTGGACAAGCAATTTAATTTCCATGGAACTACATTAACACATCTTGATATTTCATACAACCAGCTTGAGAGCCTTGACTTTTTGCAAGACACCATCAAATTGCTAAAGTTTCTTTCTCTACGAAATAGCTTACACTTTGTCAGCAACATTGACTTCTCTGAGTTCAAGAGCTTGACTTCTCTTGATATATCAGAAAATAACCTCACTACATTCCCCATGTCATTAATGGATCTTACTCTTCAGTTTTTGGATGTCCATGAAAACAAACTAACGTCAATACCGGTATCCAGCTCTTACCAACCTCTCGTAAGGAGCCTCAGTACTATTTACTTAAGTGGAAACTCATTTGATTGCTGTCAGTTAAGCTGGTTTGAGACACTTACCACATCCAAGAGTATTAACATCCCCGATCTCCAGCGGATCACATGTAATTTCACCAATAACTACATGTTTGTGCAGGACCTGCCTGAGTCTGTTATTCATAGTT